In a single window of the Fusarium falciforme chromosome 3, complete sequence genome:
- a CDS encoding Protein kinase domain-containing protein, with amino-acid sequence MFGILLPDELCTPWTSFKPSEIRVCEEKVIGPPNHAPRKVLPKDDTIAFLKLMHRGDKQCLKAELDTYNKIDKARLDSTTRVSRLHGLVRDDSGAILGLLLIYIDCKNLTLSCALHNAGVVWGDAKPDNVLIDSSQDAWVVDFGGGYTEEWVPKTLAGTTEGDLVALEKIVEFIST; translated from the exons ATGTTTGGCATTCTTCTCCCTGACGAACTCTGCACGCCGTGGACTTCTTTCAAACCGTCCGAAATCCGAGTCTGCGAGGAGAAGGTCATTGGGCCTCCTAACCACGCACCACGCAAAGTTCTCCCGAAGGACGACACCATCGCATTCTTGAAGCTCATGCATCGCGGCGACAAGCAGTgcctcaaggccgagctgGATACCTACAACAAGATCGACAAGGCACGGCTTGACAGTACGACCAGGGTCTCACGCCTTCATGGTCTGGTGCGGGATGACAGCGGCGCAattcttggccttttgctcATCTATATCGACTGCAAAAATCTGACGTTGTCTTGCGCT CTGCACAATGCTGGGGTCGTCTGGGGAGATGCTAAGCCGGACAACGTGTTGATCGATAGCAGCCAGGATGCTTGGGTTGTCGACTTTGGTGGCGGGTACACAGAGGAATGGGTGCCCAAGACGTTGGCTGGCACGACAGAGGGTGATCTGGTTGCTCTTGAGAAGATAGTGGAGTTCATTAGCACGTGA
- a CDS encoding Pyruvate decarboxylase produces the protein MSSSIKLAEYLFTRLRQLGVDSLHGVPGDYNLTLLDYVQPSGLRWVGNANELNAAYAADGYARIKGLGAIVTTFGVGELSAINAIAGAYAEFAPVVHIVGIPVRDAQQSRRLIHHTFNDGEYRRFAAMHAHVTVYQACLNDPRTSAEQIDEALRQCLLQSRPVYIEVPVDMVAKPLSAERLRSPIVLPEAQPNEDEDEVLRKVMNRIYSAKQPLIVVDGETRPLRICEDVQALIKNTKWPTWSMPFGKGLTDETLDNFHGIYKGCFDDQTVQDFYQSSDLVLFFGPHFSNTNSSNYTTIPKEDAAILFTINGVQIGTRLFRDVSSKNIVSRLVRELDPKQVPSYTPYPQLPRDILLPIPDKPTDEILAQDKLWKSLANVIEPGDIILGETGTAGFGVREMAIPKHTRVFTPVTWLSIGYMLPGAQGAALAQKELIEASKYHGLSSAKTILVIGDGSFQMTVQELATMVRHHLNVVVFLINNDGYTIERCIHGRNQEYNDVTPWRYLQAPSFFGAKETTYTGSAKTWRELKEVLKHEGLTKGKELRMVEIFLDREDCPKGPLWNYMEAQRNGKGVLN, from the coding sequence ATGTCTTCATCTATTAAGCTTGCGGAATACCTCTTTACTCGTCTACGCCAATTGGGCGTCGATTCCCTCCACGGAGTCCCGGGAGATTACAACCTCACTCTCCTTGACTATGTCCAGCCTTCAGGCCTGCGATGGGTCGGAAATGCCAATGAGCTCAACGCCGCCTATGCCGCTGATGGCTATGCCAGAATCAAAGGTCTCGGAGCCATCGTCACAACCTTTGGTGTCGGCGAGCTATCTGCAATCAATGCCATCGCCGGGGCATACGCAGAATTTGCTCCAGTCGTTCATATCGTTGGCATTCCAGTCCGGGACGCTCAGCAATCTCGTCGGCTGATTCATCATACCTTCAACGATGGTGAATATCGCCGCTTCGCAGCTATGCATGCGCACGTCACAGTGTATCAGGCGTGCTTAAACGACCCTCGGACAAGCGCAGAGCAGATTGACGAGGCACTCAGGCAGTGTCTGCTACAAAGCCGGCCCGTCTACATCGAAGTCCCCGTGGATATGGTTGCTAAGCCACTGTCCGCAGAGAGGCTACGGTCTCCAATCGTCCTCCCAGAAGCGCAGCCcaacgaggatgaagacgaggtCCTTCGCAAGGTCATGAACAGAATTTACAGCGCAAAGCAGCCTCTTATCGTCGTCGATGGCGAGACCAGGCCGCTTAGAATCTGCGAGGACGTTCAGGCTCTCATCAAGAACACCAAGTGGCCGACATGGTCAATGCCTTTCGGCAAGGGTCTTACAGATGAGACGCTGGACAACTTCCACGGAATATACAAGGGGTGTTTCGACGATCAAACCGTTCAGGACTTTTACCAGAGCTCAGACTTGGTCCTCTTCTTTGGTCCGCATTtcagcaacaccaacagcagcaatTACACCACCATTCCAAAAGAAGACGCCGCAATCTTGTTTACAATCAATGGAGTACAGATTGGCACTCGACTATTCAGAGATGTGTCTTCCAAAAATATCGTCTCTCGCCTAGTGCGCGAGCTGGATCCCAAGCAAGTGCCATCCTACACTCCCTATCCTCAGCTGCCTCGCGACATCCTCCTCCCTATTCCGGATAAGCCGACAGATGAGATTCTCGCTCAGGACAAGCTGTGGAAGTCTCTGGCAAACGTCATTGAGCCTGGAGATATCATCCTCGGCGAGACTGGTACTGCTGGCTTTGGCGTTCGAGAGATGGCCATTCCTAAGCACACGAGAGTTTTTACGCCCGTGACTTGGCTTTCTATCGGTTACATGCTTCCCGGTGCCCAAGGAGCTGCCCTCGCACAGAAAGAGCTTATCGAGGCTTCCAAATACCATGGTTTGTCGTCAGCAAAGACCATCCTAGTCATCGGCGATGGAAGTTTCCAGATGACAGTCCAAGAACTCGCAACCATGGTTCGGCATCATCTcaacgtcgtcgtcttcctgaTCAATAACGACGGCTACACTATTGAGAGATGCATTCACGGGCGGAATCAAGAGTACAACGACGTCACGCCGTGGCGATATCTCCAAGCGCCATCCTTCTTTGGAGCCAAGGAGACAACCTATACTGGTTCAGCAAAGACTTGGCGTGAGCTGAAGGAGGTGCTAAAGCACGAGGGGTTGACAAAAGGCAAAGAACTTAGGATGGTGGAGATCTTTTTGGATCGGGAGGATTGTCCCAAGGGACCATTGTGGAATTATATGGAGGCACAAAGGAATGGTAAGGGAGTCTTGAACTAG
- a CDS encoding MFS domain-containing protein yields the protein MAEKQESPKSIQLDDMARPESQRTLTPSVPGSESGKRQTDEEAAVQSDNKEGEPSSSEPQDPNAVGWDGDDDPNNPMNWTPKKKWGCIGALSLMTLLTPLGSSMFAPGVPDIMREFKDDNENIATFVVSVYVLGFAFGPLLAAPLSEIYGRAPVFNIANILFIIATIITALSQNMPMLIIFRFLMGFAGSTPVTNGSGTISDMFPVEERGKAMAVWAMGPLLGPCIGPLMGGYMIEDLGWRWVFWVIAIFAGALSVVCYFAAPETYHPALLEKKAARLRKETGNQDLYSVLHNPSLTSRKQFEHAIIRPMKLLFTHFPVLILSLYVAIVYGVLYLMFSTFTFVFAQQYGFGTGTIGLAYLPTGIGMLFGVMLFGVITDVIIKKKLAQNGKTVPEDRLPVWLIAPNGIIIVASLFWYGWSTENNTHWIVPMIGVAFFCFGLMGIMMCLQIYLIDAYISYAASVVAAVTVLRSIAGAMLPLAGLSMYNHVGLGWGNSILAFLSLVLAPVPIVFRYYGAPIRAKCPDNLG from the exons atggctgagaAACAAGAGTCTCCCAAGAGCATCCAGCTCGACGATATGGCTCGTCCCGAGAGCCAGCGAACACTCACTCCTTCGGTCCCTGGTAGCGAATCGGGGAAGCGACAAACAGACGAGGAAGCAGCTGTTCAGAGTGACAACAAAGAGGGTGAGCCTTCGAGCTCTGAGCCTCAAGATCCCAATGCTGTTGGTTGggatggcgacgacgacccAAACAACCCCATGAACTGGACACCAAAGAAGAAATGGGGATGTATCGGCGCCCTGTCACTCATGACCCTATTGAC TCCCCTC GGCTCCTCCATGTTCGCCCCAGGCGTCCCCGACATCATGCGCGAGTTCAAAGACGACAACGAAAACATTGCAACATTTGTAGTATCCGTCTATGTCCTCGGCTTCGCCTTTGGTCCCCTCCTCGCCGCACCCCTCAGCGAGATCTACGGCCGCGCGCCCGTCTTCAACATTGCcaacatcctcttcatcatcgcgaCAATCATCACCGCCCTCAGCCAAAACATGCCCATGCTCATCATATTCCGCTTCCTCATGGGCTTCGCTGGTTCTACGCCTGTTACCAACGGTAGTGGAACTATTTCTGACATGTTTCCTGTTGAGGAGCGTGGCAAGGCCATGGCTGTGTGGGCTATGGGGCCGTTGCTGGGACCCTGCATCGGACCGTTGATGGGAGGGTACATGATCGAAGATCTCGGTTGGCGATGGGTATTCTGGGTCATTGCCATCTTT GCCGGTGCCCTCTCAGTTGTCTGCTACTTTGCAGCCCCCGAGACATACCATCCCGccctcctcgagaagaaggctgctcGTCTTAGGAAAGAGACTGGTAACCAGGACTTGTACTCGGTTCTGCACAACCCCAGCCTTACTAGCAGGAAGCAGTTTGAGCATGCCATCATTCGCCCGATGAAGCTCCTCTTCACCCATTTCCCCGTGctcatcctctccctctACGTCGCCATCGTGTACGGTGTGCTATACCTCATGTTCAGTACTTTCACCTTTGTGTTTGCGCAGCAATATGGCTTCGGCACTGGAACGATTGGTCTGGCGTATCTGCCCACCGGTATCGGCATGCTGTTCGGTGTCATGCTGTTTGGCGTCATCACCGAtgtcatcatcaagaagaagctcgcgCAGAACGGCAAGACTGTTCCCGAAGACCGTCTTCCCGTCTGGCTAATTGCGCCCAACGGCATCATCATTGTCGCGTCGCTGTTTTGGTATGGATGGTCGACTGAGAACAACACCCACTGGATCGTGCCCATGATTGGCGtcgccttcttctgcttTGGTCTGATGGGCATCATG ATGTGTCTCCAAATCTATCTCATCGACGCCTACATTTCCTACGCGGCCTCCGTCGTCGCAGCCGTGACAGTCCTCCGCTCAATCGCCGGAGCCATGCTTCCTCTTGCGGGTCTGTCAATGTACAATCATGTCGGCCTGGGCTGGGGCAATAGCATTCTCGCATTCTTGTCGCTGGTGTTGGCACCAGTGCCCATTGTATTCCGCTACTACGGAGCCCCAATCCGCGCCAAGTGCCCGGACAACCTGGGTTGA
- a CDS encoding Aminotran-1-2 domain-containing protein, with protein MLRKKLAQIEQNRASSDPLPKVTAPYASSTFYKLKNVEDKPKAKRWDDRFSVDSRNQIISPLKLASRTFNHPDMISLGVARPSAEYFPWESMDLFCPDSSSPGAKSPLESGVRMGCAKGEDDYDLGIAMNYGYSSGSPQLLRYLTEHTELLHNPPYQDWETVLSCGTTSAMEIAFRIFTNPGDTVLMDGYMYSGTITAAQAQGLKILGIEMDDQGIIPKDLDRKLETWDSKKGRKPFVLYTIPSGQNPTSTTQGLERRKEIYQLAEKHNLFILEDDPYFYFQMGKHTADAPPTDLDDYIKSLPVSYLSLDISGRVLRMDTTSKILAPGLRCGWVTGSSQVIEKFICYSEVGVVCPSGPSQVMAYKLLDVTWGHEGFIRWLMNLSAEYRRRRDVLVAACEKHLPSEYCVWQVPEVGMFLWIDLDLSKSNPTIHQVNGSAPWQKYLEVEGDIFSRAQENGVLVSRASWFIPDVKDLKQVSFRLTFAAAKEDTLDRAMERFGCAVRSYFEKGQQNGHA; from the coding sequence ATGTTGCGCAAGAAGCTTGCCCAGATTGAACAAAACCGGGCATCCTCTGATCCCCTTCCAAAAGTCACCGCGCCCTATGCATCATCAACCTTTTACAAACTCAAGAATGTCGAAgacaagcccaaggccaaAAGATGGGATGACCGCTTCAGCGTTGACAGCCGGAACCAAATCATCTCACCCCTGAAGCTGGCATCCAGGACCTTCAACCATCCTGACATGATCAGTCTGGGAGTTGCTCGACCTTCTGCCGAGTACTTCCCCTGGGAATCTATGGATCTTTTCTGCCCCGATAGCTCATCACCTGGCGCCAAGAGCCCTCTTGAGTCAGGTGTCCGGATGGGCTGTGCCAAGGGCGAAGATGACTATGACCTCGGTATCGCCATGAACTATGGCTACTCTTCAGGATCTCCCCAGCTCCTCCGATACCTCACCGAACACACTGAACTATTACACAACCCCCCTTACCAAGACTGGGAGACCGTCCTCAGCTGCGGCACTACCTCTGCCATGGAGATTGCATTTCGCATCTTCACCAACCCTGGCGACACTGTCCTTATGGACGGGTACATGTACTCAGGTACTATTACTGCTGCTCAGGCCCAGGGACTGAAGATCTTGGGcatcgagatggatgaccAAGGCATCATACCCAAGGATCTGGACCGCAAGCTGGAGACCTGGGACTCGAAGAAAGGACGGAAGCCTTTTGTTCTATACACGATCCCAAGTGGACAGAACCCAACAAGCACAACACAGGGTCTGGAGCGGCGCAAAGAGATTTACCAGCTTGCCGAAAAGCACAATCTCTTCATCCTAGAAGACGACCCTTACTTCTATTTCCAGATGGGAAAGCACACCGCCGATGCGCCTCCCACAGATCTGGACGACTACATCAAAAGCCTACCAGTATCTTATCTGTCTCTCGATATCTCTGGCCGCGTTCTGAGGATGGACACAACTTCTAAGATCCTGGCACCCGGGTTGCGCTGTGGATGGGTGACGGGAAGTTCCCAAGTCATTGAAAAGTTCATATGTTACTCAGAAGTCGGCGTCGTCTGCCCAAGTGGCCCTTCGCAGGTAATGGCATACAAACTCTTGGATGTGACTTGGGGGCACGAAGGGTTTATCCGGTGGCTCATGAACTTGTCTGCCGAATATCGTCGACGCCGAGATGTGCTAGTAGCAGCTTGCGAGAAACATCTTCCTTCTGAATACTGCGTGTGGCAGGTTCCAGAAGTTGGCATGTTTTTATGGATTGACCTCGACTTGTCTAAGAGCAACCCAACGATACATCAAGTCAATGGATCCGCGCCATGGCAGAAGTACCTCGAGGTTGAAGGAGATATTTTCTCCCGGGCACAAGAGAATGGAGTGCTCGTTAGCAGGGCCAGTTGGTTCATACCCGACGTCAAGGATTTAAAGCAGGTTAGCTTCCGCTTGACATTTGCCGCGGCGAAGGAAGATACGTTGGACCGAGCGATGGAGCGATTTGGTTGTGCTGTTCGATCATATTTTGAAAAGGGACAGCAAAATGGGCATGCGTGA
- a CDS encoding MFS domain-containing protein, translating into MAADTASNPRSSADLEAAKKEEGVTTEERHVPTNTDILAETWSRRALIIAFTGLFATTFITSFLKYATKVYDAYATSEFKKHSALTTANVVGTIIGLVTYPIMAKFSNVFGRAEGLTFSILFLVLSQVMYAACQNIATYIAGGIFESIGDTGYVIMQQVFIADTTSLINRGFWTSLPESVASIPTLYLGSIVADSVLKHSTWRWGYGMWAVILPFCAAPLIITLYILQRKARKNGYRREGAWDAADKSQPLGKRLVNLFWVDLDILGAVLLVVGLGLTLIPLSLTGAKRSDRWDQGGYIAMLVIGVVIVAVFFVWDAKFAKEPFVPFRMIKERTVIAACVLSMLDFFHYSCFTIFFPSYLQVAGGFSPGHSTRIDNALRVAFQIASVLVGVLMKYSKRTQIFIFIGVPLVVLGQGLQIYFVNQNGGSANEASFITAKTLVGVGRAFYQTAAQVSIQALVAKRDVPVVTGVYYASMNLGGAIGTSVSGAIWNNMLPKKLVKYLPENAKAKAMPIYKSIVAAQKFAKGTPVRAAIDKSYCETQQLLAIAATAALAPMLIVMFFLKTIDLTKVDDAKLDENKSTDGEVEPPMEKNVQQTIRAEAH; encoded by the exons ATGGCTGCAGATACTGCGTCTAATCCTCGAAGCTCGGCCGATCTCGAGGCGGCCAAAAAAGAAGAGGGTGTTACTACTGAGGAGCGCCATGTCCCGACCAATACGGATATTCTGGCTGAGACGTGGTCTCGGAGGGCCTTGATCATCGCCTTTACGGG TCTATTTGCTACGACCTTCATCACCTCGTTCCTCAAGTATGCGACCAAGGTGTATGATGCCTACGCCACGTCCGAGTTCAAGAAGCACTCTGCTTTGACCACGGCCAATGTCGTCGGTACTATCATCGGTCTCGTCACATAccccatcatggccaagttCTCCAAT GTCTTTGGTCGTGCTGAGGGTCTCACCTtttccatcctcttcctcgtcctctcgCAGGTCATGTACGCTGCTTGCCAGAACATTGCCACGTACATT GCTGGAGGCATCTTCGAGTCTATCGGTGACACTGGATACGTCATCATGCAACAAGTCTTCATCGCCGACACAACCAGCCTGATCAACCGAGGTTTCTGGACATCGCTTCCCGAATCCGTCGCCTCTATCCCTACTCTGTACCTTGGATCTATTGTTGCCGATAGCGTTCTCAAGCACTCGACTTGGCGATGGGGATACGGAATGTGGGCTGTTATCCTCCCCTTCTGCGCTGCGcctctcatcatcactcTCTATATCCTTCAGCGCAAGGCCCGCAAGAATGGTTACCGCCGTGAAGGTGCTTGGGATGCTGCCGATAAGTCTCAGCCTCTTGGCAAGCGTCTCGTCAACCTCTTCTGGGTCGATCTCGATATCCTCGGTGCTGTCCTTCTCGTCGTTGGTCTCGGTCTCACCCTGATTCCCCTCTCCCTCACCGGCGCCAAACGAAGCGATCGATGGGACCAGGGCGGATACATTGCCATGCTGGTTATCGGAGTCGTTATCGTCGCCGTCTTTTTCGTCTGGGACGCCAAGTTCGCCAAGGAACCCTTCGTGCCTTTCCGCATGATCAAGGAGCGAACCGTCATTGCGGCCTGCGTCCTGTCCATGCTCGACTTCTTCCACTACTCTTGCttcaccatcttcttccctaGCTATCTCCAGGTTGCTGGTGGATTCAGCCCAGGCCACTCCACCCGTATCGA TAATGCCCTCCGTGTTGCCTTCCAGATCGCTTCCGTCCTCGTCGGTGTCCTCATGAAGTACAGCAAGCGCACTCAGATCTTTATCTTTATCGGAGTTCCTCTCGTTGTTCTCGGCCAGGGTCTCCAGATCTACTTTGTCAACCAGAACGGAGGAAGTGCCAACGAAGCCTCCTTCATCACCGCCAAGACCCTCGTTGGTGTCGGCCGTGCGTTCTATCAGACTGCCGCTCAGGTCTCCATTCAGGCTCTCGTCGCTAAGCGGGATGTTCCTGTTGTCACTGGCGTTTACTACGCCTCTATGAACCTTGGTGGTGCCATCGGTACTAG TGTGAGCGGTGCGATCTGGAACAACATGCTCCCCAAGAAGCTCGTCAAGTACCTCCCCGAGaacgccaaggccaaggccatgccCATCTACAAGTCCATCGTCGCCGCCCAAAAGTTCGCCAAGGGAACCCCCGTCCGCGCCGCCATCGACAAGTCATATTGCGAGACCCAGCAACTCCTTGCCATTGCCGCCACAGCCGCCCTCGCGCCCATGCTCATCGTCATGTTCTTTCTCAAGACTATCGATCTTACCAAGGTGGATGATGCCAAGCTTGATGAGAATAAGTCGACTGATGGAGAGGTTGAGCCGCCAATGGAGAAGAACGTCCAGCAGACTATCAGGGCTGAGGCACATTGA
- a CDS encoding Protein kinase domain-containing protein — translation MSLSQTPLEWSVVGFYSSTRNTNSELTVICNGKRFVLRLVADNLSESPKLKERYLFFLRVAEEFELDGFTVEDLWDWAAEPLFPFSGNYPSRQDASIDPRRLFQPRNFCLYLASSLR, via the coding sequence ATGTCGCTGTCGCAGACACCGCTAGAATGGAGCGTGGTTGGATTCTACTCCAGCACCAGAAACACCAACTCGGAGCTGACGGTTATTTGCAATGGCAAACGCTTTGTCCTGCGTTTGGTCGCCGACAACTTGTCCGAATCACCCAAGCTGAAAGAGCGttacctcttcttcctgcgAGTCGCTGAAGAATTTGAGCTGGATGGTTTCACTGTCGAAGACCTCTGGGACTGGGCTGCTGAGCCGCTGTTCCCCTTTTCTGGGAATTACCCCTCCAGACAAGACGCATCAATCGACCCTCGACGACTTTTTCAACCCCGAAACTTTTGTCTATACCTTGCGAGCAGTCTCCGATAA